A window of Chryseobacterium sp. IHB B 17019 genomic DNA:
CTTTTGTTTTGGCCAAAGCAATTCCCAATTGCTGGTAAATAGCTGCGCCTGCATTTTGGTGAAGGGAAATATCTACACAAACATTTCTTTTAAACTCTTTAGCTAGTAATTCTTTAACCAATTGATCGTTAATTACAGCTTCTTTTTCGTCAAAAACATCAATTAATGAAAAATACTGATCTTCTTCTTTCGGGCTGATGTGTCCGGCGAGATCTACATTATTAACAAAAATAGTCTTCTGTTCCAGGTTTTCAACGTTATGATCCAAAAGAAACGCGAATACATCCTCTTCTAAACTTTCATGATATCTTGCAACAAGATGGGTACTTTCCTCAATTTTAGGCAGGTTCACCAATGGTTTTTGCACCGAACCATAGAAAGGTTTCACATCAATTCCTTCAAGGTTTTCTTTCTTGAGAATTGGATAAATATCGTCAGTTTTAAGTTGTTTTTTAACTAAATTTTCCCAGGCCGTGTTTGACATAGTTTATGATTTGTTAATTGTAACTGGTAATTTTGCTTCGCAAGTGAATCTTGCAAATTGGCAGCTAAGCGAATGACTTTTCACCATTCACTTTTTAAAATTATTTTTTTGCAACATTCGCACTATCCACTACCAGAATAAAAATCTCTTCATTCGGTTTTTTCATGAAATAGTTTTCTCTTGCGTATTTTTCTTTTTCAGATTTATTATTCATCAATTTCTTATAAAACGCATCATTTTTTTCGTATTCGGTTTTATAATATTGAAGCTGTTCCTCGTATTTGTTAATCTCACCATTCAGTTCATTAATTACCAGAAACGAAGTTTTATCAAAGAATATCATCCACACCAAAAATAGACAAATTGTAATGGTATATTTATTCAAAACATATTTTTGAATGATCCTGAACGTTTCAGATTTGGGCTGAATGTCTTTAATAAGGTTATTTTCTTTCATTTTTAATGTTTTCTCAACGAGTTTTTAATAACGGTAGTTAAAAAATCAATCGCTACGGAATTTTGCCTCATATTCGGAATGATAAGGTCTGCTTCATTTTTTGAAGGCTCAATAAATTCCTGATGCATTGGCTTCAAAGTGGTTTGATAACGGTGAAGGACTTCACTCAGATCTCTTCCTCTTTCCTGAGTGTCTCTTCTGATTCTTCTGATCAGTCTCTCGTCTGAATCTGCATGAACAAACACTTTTAAATCAAATTCCTTTAACAGTTCTTTGTTGGTAAGTACAAGAATCCCCTCTACTACCAGTACATTTTTAGGCTCAATTGTAACGTGATCTGCTGTTCTTGTGTGTGTAACAAAGCTATAAATCGGCTGCTCGATAGGTTCATTATTTTTTAAAGCTTTTACGTGTTGTATCAACAGATCAAAATCAATAGACTTTGGATGGTCATAATTTAAGGCTTCCCTTTCGGTTAGTGTAAGATTATGATTATCGTGATAATAATTATCCTGTGAAAGGATGTTCATTCCTTCAATATCAAGCTGTTGTATGATCTTGTCAACAACCGTAGTTTTGCCGGATCCTGTGCCTCCTGCAATTCCTATTACAAGCATTCTTTTTGTTTCTTATAGTTTCTACAAATATACTATTTTAGATGAATGCAAATAAAATAATGCGGGTGGAATTATTTTTAATAAAAAATCCGATGCTTAAAACACCGGATTTAATTTTATTTTTTTATAAACTTAGTGGATATTTCCAAGCCTTTTATTTTTAAAATATAGTCGCCAATCTGGAGATGAGAAACATTGATGGAATTCTTACCCTTTCCAATAGTGGTTTCCATTATTTTTCTTCCTTCCATATTGTAGATTTCTACTTTTTCTTCTTTTGTGATTTTCATGGAAATGTTTAAAACATCTGAAGCCGGATTCGGATAGATGGCAATTATTTCTTTTTTAGAAACATCATCAACAGCCAAAGTACAGGAATATGCAGGCAAAACATAACCCGCCGCCGTGAATTCCTGTGTCATTTGTGTAATATCATTACAATTAAAACCAAATGTTCCCAACATATCTATTGCAGCCTGCCTTACAGCAATTGCGGCTTGTTGTTGATTTGTGGCTGAACTTGTCATGGCTAAACCTTCCAAAAATGCTCTGTCGGTTTTTTCTTTACCAATTTTATTATAAATTTTCATTAAAGCCGTTGCCCAGATCTGTCCGTTTGAGTGTATACTCGCGGTAAGCCCTCCCGGATAGGTTGCTGCATAATTCGTAGTTCTTCCGGACCAATATTGGTTATGTCCATCCCAACTGAACATCCAATGGTAAGCCGGTGCAGATGATGGCCATTGATTAAGGCTTCTGCTATAAGATTGTGCCCAATAATCTCCGCACCCTTCACTTAAACCATTGACCTGTGATATGTTTCCATTCGTTAACCAGTCATGGATTCCGTGTCCTAATTCGTGCAGGATAACATCAGCATCTTCCGCATCATCCACTCCTCCTTCTCCGAAAACTAATGTGCCATTGCTATAATAAGAATTGTCATCACCATCAAACCCGTGAGGATCATACCATAGAATCCCGGCATTGGTTAATGGTAAACAGGCAATATTCAATGTCTGATTAATATATCGTAAGCTGTTATCAATATGCCAATA
This region includes:
- a CDS encoding FtsB family cell division protein → MKENNLIKDIQPKSETFRIIQKYVLNKYTITICLFLVWMIFFDKTSFLVINELNGEINKYEEQLQYYKTEYEKNDAFYKKLMNNKSEKEKYARENYFMKKPNEEIFILVVDSANVAKK
- the udk gene encoding uridine kinase; this translates as MLVIGIAGGTGSGKTTVVDKIIQQLDIEGMNILSQDNYYHDNHNLTLTEREALNYDHPKSIDFDLLIQHVKALKNNEPIEQPIYSFVTHTRTADHVTIEPKNVLVVEGILVLTNKELLKEFDLKVFVHADSDERLIRRIRRDTQERGRDLSEVLHRYQTTLKPMHQEFIEPSKNEADLIIPNMRQNSVAIDFLTTVIKNSLRKH
- a CDS encoding T9SS type A sorting domain-containing protein produces the protein MKIKITSLFLGCVLSCSALMGQESSLETPARKWITENSRNLGVQNFTKLKLNFVKKGNIGETLRFQQMIKDVPVFQSEIVVHFNKEGKITHTSTESLKKDVKEISTIPSFSSSEALKKAHTASKSKGEITYEENKLFVYVTDQNETKLVYRILTSSFDNPGSWETIIDAQNGSIISVKDIAFYYHDKNENPKPRKKTPPKQIKAKKVLVSGSGYIFNPDPLSKMQVAYSGQYVDNSDINNASFDAARSLVTIPEVDFTGGVYKLKGSYVEIKDLEAPSTGLFTQATNQFLFNRNDQGFEAVNAYWHIDNSLRYINQTLNIACLPLTNAGILWYDPHGFDGDDNSYYSNGTLVFGEGGVDDAEDADVILHELGHGIHDWLTNGNISQVNGLSEGCGDYWAQSYSRSLNQWPSSAPAYHWMFSWDGHNQYWSGRTTNYAATYPGGLTASIHSNGQIWATALMKIYNKIGKEKTDRAFLEGLAMTSSATNQQQAAIAVRQAAIDMLGTFGFNCNDITQMTQEFTAAGYVLPAYSCTLAVDDVSKKEIIAIYPNPASDVLNISMKITKEEKVEIYNMEGRKIMETTIGKGKNSINVSHLQIGDYILKIKGLEISTKFIKK